A segment of the Manihot esculenta cultivar AM560-2 chromosome 13, M.esculenta_v8, whole genome shotgun sequence genome:
aggacgtaggcttggatagctgaacctctataaatcattgtgttgatttttcttttccctattctcttctaatttcttgtctttgcctttaaattttttataaacccaattcacccccctcttgggttgcctcaagggacaacactattaaagttaaaaaaagttatctgaatttttaacgagttaaaataaaaataagaataaattaaaaaatttatagcaaaaaataataagttaaaaaaattaaataaaatgcattatcttaatttaataatatacaaCTTTCCTTttacattaaattattttaatttaataaaaataattatcaaataaataaatcaacaaacaatcaaatatattaatatcacaaacaaattaaaatacctttccacaaaatataaaatggcaaaataaaaataaccctttaataataatttaaatgttaatataaataaaataattttaattcagttaTGTTGTGGtacaaattaaaaatcatataatggctaataattaaaaagaattagaATCCTGATTTTCACTTGaacaatatgaaaatttttaatataataatataaaattatgttataaatttcttttaaattactattaatatACGTGCaccttaatttatttaaattataacaaatataataattaaattaaattttgagcatatatgactatattatttatattaagaataattttttagaGTAAGtggtattcaatttaaattaaaaaaattatcgaattaaattaatttaaaattttagtttgtttttttatttttttagtttgatttgatttttaatttcaaaattttaaattattttatttttgttcaattttaattaaaaaaaattaaaaaaatcgaaccgaatcgatcggtaataatagtatattatttttaataatataaagatattatattataattaaggttaaaatattttaattaaattttaaaatattaaaaataaggtgtaaaaaataaaaaatttattaaaaattcaaactgatcaaatcaaactgaatcgaattgaattagacTGATACgattcaaattaatttctaactaaaatcgattcagtttaattttcataaatatcaaaattttgatttttaatttattcaatttgattcgattttaaatcaaattaagcTCATCTTAATAATTCTTACGaagtttaaagaaaaaaattaactttaataattaatgaaatcGATTAAGTGTATGTGCAtggttatatataaattttaaaaattttattactatgattattagttttgaaattttaaatcaattgattattttatattaaaattaattatttgatatggttattttttatgtttgtaATTAATATAACTATTATAgcctataaaaataaatttctattgaaattacttttacaataaaaaaaattgaattgtcaTTATATTtgcatttattaaaaataaaattataaattgtaaCCACTTTCATATAAATACTCAAGATATAAgttgatattattatttatttattttaataactattaaaataaatatttaaaattaaaatatttatttcaaatttattataattaacatTTTACTAAGAAatcattataataaattaaattttttaaaaattaaaattttagcatCATTTGTTAATGTTTAAAGAAAATATGATcaagtttaatttaaataatgatgAATATGTGATCTAAAAGCATAATAGTTTAAATCAGATAATGGATTTGCTATTTTATTTGcttatttttgttaaatttattactttaatttttatttgttttattaaatttgaatatgatgataatttaaaatttaatatattgaaaTTAGTAAAGAATGAAAGAGAAATGAAAATATCAAAAAGGAATAGAAGTAAAGAAGAGGGTTAAAGCATAACAAATTAATATAGGGAGTAgatagtatttatttttttttatagggATAATATTTTCGATAAAAAATAcactatattaataatatttttataattatatgctTTGTTCATAtttcgattaaaaattaatagaaaattttatttttagtataaaaaattcttaattaacaaaaaaaattaattagagtaatatttaaatctaaaaatagatataaaaaaatatttttaaatcttgTGTTTAAATCATCCGTagcaataaataaaaatatagagatggtataattctatttagagtttttatttgttaattttaaattttattatactcaactgattttttttgttaatttttaaggagaatataaataaaaggtGATGATCAGATATccagaaaaatagggttttataaTGGGTTTGTGAACTTAGGAAAAATTTAGTCCTAGAGGAAGATATTTCCTCCCTTTTATACTCTTTCCTTTCCTCATGCGATATGGCCATCCCGCCATAGGATCACCTACCCCTTGTTGCAGGTTCGTATATATAGATGTCCTCAAGATCATTTCTGTGTCAGACTAGCATTTAATTTCCTTCGGCGCGTGAGTGGACAGGACTGCGAAATGACTGGATCCGCAATCATTTCTTTCCGTGCCCGGATTTGAGGAAAAAGGACCGGAACCCAGAAAGGTCTGGCTTTAAGGCTGAACTGGACTGGGCCGGTCTGATCAAATGACTTAAATAGAGGTCTAGTTTGGAGGATGAACGGGTTGGGTCCGACTTATTTGAGGGCTTAGGAGCTTTCGGGTTGTGGACTGCTACTATGGACTCGGCCTCGTGATGGAATGGAGAAGTCCAACGGTCATCAAAAGgtataattgtaaaaatattattagtataggatatatttataataaaaaattaaggatataatctttaaaaatattaaatttaaatattttattgattttttaattagttatttttaatttattaatttccaaAAAATGGAAGTATCTatgctattttaaaaaaaagtttgataagaattttattataattaatatatctatattatatataaaagtggaaaGAGGGAAAATAATAGAATTGCCAAATTTACTCttatgttatttaattatttataattgactttaaatttaaaaaaaaataattattttattatttaaataattttataaaatatttatcatcTATTAAtgcatatttaaattttttatttatgagtttaattaattttatttgataattgtgtaagataattattaaaattaataattttaataatatctaaattaattttttagataaatttattaaaataataaatttaagtattaattaaaaatattaaaataattattatatatcgTATTATTAgaattacatttaaatattaaataattttaaaaaaataatataaaataaaaatcttattaatattaaattattcgaTAATATCtgattcttttaattattaataattatatcaaaaattgaaattaaatattaattaattataaaaaaatataaaaataataattttgataatataaaattattagatattgtgttgatcttttaattataacaattatattttatttttaaagtaaaaatagttattattatcaaaattaatttaaaattaataaacaagtgtgtaaattttaaaatatacataaatagtaaaaaattcaaattttgatattagaatttaaagaataataaatgataatataacttggataatgataaattaatttttaattaagagtattaaaatattaaaataattataataatattaaattattattaaagtgAGGAAGAAAGGTACATGATGTAAAATTCAAGTACAGTCCTCCTACTACTGTAAACCCAAACTCATGACCCAGAACGAAACGACAACTCAAACAATTAAAAACCACCAAGTCTAAAttccaaattataaaaaaagataattaattGTGAACTCCAAGTTCATGACAAACTAAACTATGCCCAGCTTCTGATTCCATCTCGCCATATCTCTGCTTGCATTCATACCAGAAAACACTGAAAACCACAAAGGTGAAAAACATATCTAAGCAAAGAATCACAGTTGCAAAGAACCCAAAACCAAACTGAGTTAAGGGACCgagttcatcatcatcatctgttATTACAACATAGAACACAACACAGATCGGAATGCTTATTACTGCCAGAATCCCCATCAGAAACCACCCTTGTATTTCTCTTCCGGCGATCTGTTTCCTGGCTCTGATCACCGCCTTTCTTCCGCCACAGTCTTCTTCCACGACAGAAACTACAAGAGCTAGAGCCCACTGTGCAGACAAATAATGATAAAGAACGACAGCCAGAATTCCCACGACCCAACCCCAAATGGAACTAGAGATTATTACAGACAACAATTTGACGATAATTATGATCAAAACAATGTAAATTGCAGTGAGGAAAGAAATATACAGCCATGTGATCAATGGGTTTTTCCAGGAAACCCTAATCCATGAGAAGAGATCACTGAACTCTACATGTTTACCAGTATAAATCGTCGACGATGCATAAATGGTTAACGTGATTCCACAAAGGGAAAGAATCGAAAAGACTCCGGCGAGGAGGAGTTCAATACCCAGAAGAGATCTTACGTCGTTTTGATCTACAGAAGATTGCTCGTAATCATCTTCTACCTTGTGCAGTAAAGGCCCTGCTAGAAGATTGTGAATCAAGACAAGGAGATATAAGGGGGTAAGTAAAAGGATCATGAGTTGAAGCATCAACTTCTCATTTCTTGCCGGTAGCTTGACGGCCTCCCTCAAAATTTCGACGGTATTCAATGGAAAAGCCACCCGAGATCTATCAGTTGCTCCTCGTGTAGCCATTTGCAATGAATTCTCTTGTTTCTGGTTTGAACTCTTCATGTTCTATTTCAATAAGAGATCAAGACACCGACAAGATCAGTTTTGGCAATCTTAAAATTTAGCTACTGATTAACAAATGTTATTATATtggtaaaatatatatttataatcttaaaattaatttaaaaaaaaactttagaaAGGTCTCCGTTCGGATGAGTCAGAGACAAGACAAtcatatcaaaaaaatatttaaaaataaaataaagattcttcctaattttattataaaaggtTTATGATATAATTTTACCGTACAGTAATAGGAAAGAGACACGTTTCTTTCTTTGATGACATCAATGACTTGGGCTGGAGTCATGAAACTCGTCAACaggtaataatattaatattaatataaataaaaaaatgaaaagaaataaataaatagataataaaatataatattaaagagagaACAAAGCAAAGGAGTATGCAGGGAAATGGTGAACTAAGGAAGGTGCATCTAAGGGTAAAAACAACTgtgtgaatatttttttttataattttctgtaTGTCAGAGAATCGGTGCTCCACAGTCCATACGCTAAACAATTACAGGGAAATGCTCTGATCATGGATCCGTACAACAAAtatataattgttttttttaaggATAATACAACAATCATAcaagtaataattttaaactaatttgtATACAGGTTTTTTTAAAGTTAGGGATTGAGAAATTGAGATGGTTGAATTCATAAtctttttgatttaatttgatgctTGTACGACtgcaatttatataaaattttaaatatttatattatttcgatttttatttatcatgtattaatcaaaattttaatttattagagaTTTGAATTACTTAATACTTAGATTTTACTATTGATGTGGTTATGACCTTAATAATTTCGTAAACAGCTATCAATTCTCTTAACTTTGCTTCCTTTCCCTTTTAATCATAGACTcttgtttgaaataaaaaatttataaagattttattaaatttaattttttttcaattatttttttgtttagaatgaaataatttattttttttaatttataaaatttttattttcaaaacaaataaaattatacataatattaaaagaatatttaattttttttaataaaataaatcataaggGAGAAAGAATACACAACTATGAACAGTGATGCTTTGTCAAAACCTAACCCTCACTCCGACTTTACAAGATCAAGCGCTTTCACCGGGTTGAGCTCTAGCAACCTCAGCTTCCCTTCATTGCTCCTTACCCTCCTTTTATTGCTTCCATGGAGAGCTTTTCTAACAAAGAGATAAATAAAAGAGGAACAATACCCGCAATGATCAGATTCGGTGGAAGCTATAAATATAATGACATAGAGAAAACATTATGCAACACAAAATCAACAAACTACTCAGAAGCTAAACATCTTTAACTCGCTCATTGGACCATCACCAATGTCAATTAGGTGTAAGCATTCAGTCGATTCAGTTCAAAACCGATCGAAttaatcaaaaatcaaaattttagtatttataaaaatcgaaccgatttgaatCAAATTGGTTtaattcagttcaattcgatttgatttatttagttggactttttattttttatacattacttttaatatttaaaatttaattgaaatatttcaacaTGATCATGGTCTACTCTctacattataaaaaataatataatattatcactaatcaattcggttggattttattttgtttaaacAAAATTGAACCGGACTGAAATAACTGAACAcacaaaaaaaattgaattatatttttaaattaattcaattcgatcgattttttaatttgaaccgaatattaTTCActcctaaaattaatttttatttttttataaaaaagaaatttcattaaaaagaataGGGACAGAAAAAATTATTCCCTTCTACTTTTCCTTAGTTAATTAGTTTAagcatttcaatttttattattttcaaataatcctaatatgctaatttttactataaattttataagaattaaaataaaatagtatcaaattttttttttaataatagtggagtttcataatataatttttttcattatactaaaataaaattattaacaacAAAAAGTAAATATGCTGaaaaattagttatatttttcAAGTTATAATTGGCTTAAAGATAATTATTGCTgaaaatctataattttaagtaaaacaaaaacataaaatcattaattttgaaattcttATTGCATTAAGATAGAAATTTCTTTTACTTCTTGATTCgtgagaaaaaaatatttcttattatttagtGTAAAGATCATatacaaattatataatttatcttacaatacatccTATACATAGGGAAGAAAATATTAATTGGAATTTGCTAGAAACAAGCTAGAAATATATGGCTTTATACATACTATACATGCTAACATCCCCTCAAATTGGAGATGGGAGACAAATCCATCATATGCAACTTGGATAAGTAAGTACTGTGCAGAGAAGATGATAAAGACTTAATAAAAACATCGGTAAACTGATAACCTGAAGACACATGAATAGGAGAAATAAAGCCTTTTTGTAGCTATTCATGGACCAAATAGTAATTAATGTCAAGGTGTTTGGTATGTTCATGGAAAACGAGATTATTTGCAATATGTATAacagcttgattatcacactgCAGAGAAACAGAAAGATGCAAGTCAATATAAAAATCTTTAAAGATGTAAGAAATCTAAAGGAGCCCACAAATTACAGCTCTCATGCTACGATACTCTACTTTAGCAGAA
Coding sequences within it:
- the LOC110630466 gene encoding uncharacterized protein LOC110630466; translation: MKSSNQKQENSLQMATRGATDRSRVAFPLNTVEILREAVKLPARNEKLMLQLMILLLTPLYLLVLIHNLLAGPLLHKVEDDYEQSSVDQNDVRSLLGIELLLAGVFSILSLCGITLTIYASSTIYTGKHVEFSDLFSWIRVSWKNPLITWLYISFLTAIYIVLIIIIVKLLSVIISSSIWGWVVGILAVVLYHYLSAQWALALVVSVVEEDCGGRKAVIRARKQIAGREIQGWFLMGILAVISIPICVVFYVVITDDDDELGPLTQFGFGFFATVILCLDMFFTFVVFSVFWYECKQRYGEMESEAGHSLVCHELGVHN